The following proteins are co-located in the Micromonospora coriariae genome:
- a CDS encoding penicillin-binding transpeptidase domain-containing protein, translated as MPLSYPRLHRPNHRRRVAALAAALLTAGLLAACSGDDGPERSVDAFLAGWRSGDLQAVGVVDTTGAKLPSAEVAREIKELSGELAATPPTLTRQGDPKITADTATASVRVEWQLPGQVRWAYDREVRLTQGDDDQWQVIWEPRVVHEQLTKGDRLALRRDTAPRAGVLDGAGQPIVTPRPVVRVGVQPSEVTDVKKLVKDLDAAFRAIRPALVPAVDLSDLPDRIAKAEPNALVEVVTLRQEAYRQIKPRIYDLPGTKFPTDKLDLAPTREFARALLGSVDPAQADDLAAHPDRYVAGDLVGHGGLQGRYDERLRGGPGLTVLIERPAEDGKLESTGTELFRREPQPGQTLKTTLDVATQNAADGALRAEPHRSALVAVRVSDGAVLAAANGPGPAGENLAFTAQVPPGSTFKMVSALGLLDRGAVTLDGPVACPKTFTVDGRSFKNSDNFELGSVPFRTDFAKSCNTAFASLAPKLGGDGLAAAGRSLGLEGQWDIGTDAFTGKVSTGGSLAEQAAASFGQGTTLVSPLAMAGATAAVARGAFIQPKLLIDPAPARSAATDGPLKPQSIEPLRTMMREVVTAGTGSALKDVPRGQVYGKTGTAEYDDNPAHTHAWFVGWQGDVAFAVFVEKGGASGASAVPIAERFLRALPAR; from the coding sequence ATGCCCCTGTCGTACCCCCGGCTCCACCGACCGAACCACCGGCGGCGAGTCGCCGCCCTCGCCGCGGCCCTGCTCACCGCCGGTCTCCTGGCCGCCTGCTCAGGTGACGACGGGCCGGAGCGCAGCGTCGACGCCTTCCTCGCGGGCTGGCGCAGCGGCGACCTCCAGGCGGTCGGCGTGGTCGACACGACCGGCGCCAAACTGCCGTCGGCCGAGGTGGCGCGCGAGATCAAGGAGCTCTCCGGTGAGCTGGCGGCCACCCCGCCCACGCTGACCCGCCAGGGCGATCCGAAGATCACGGCCGACACCGCGACCGCGAGCGTCCGGGTGGAGTGGCAGCTTCCCGGTCAGGTCCGCTGGGCGTACGACCGGGAGGTGCGGCTCACCCAGGGCGACGACGACCAGTGGCAGGTGATCTGGGAGCCCCGGGTGGTGCACGAGCAGCTCACCAAGGGTGACCGGCTGGCGCTGCGCCGTGACACCGCCCCCCGGGCGGGGGTGCTGGACGGCGCCGGGCAACCGATCGTGACACCTCGCCCGGTGGTCCGGGTGGGTGTGCAGCCGAGTGAGGTCACCGACGTCAAGAAGCTGGTCAAGGACCTCGACGCGGCCTTCAGGGCGATCCGTCCGGCGCTGGTCCCCGCAGTCGACCTGTCCGATCTGCCCGACCGTATCGCCAAGGCCGAGCCGAATGCCCTCGTCGAGGTGGTGACCCTGCGCCAGGAGGCGTACCGGCAGATCAAGCCCCGGATCTACGACCTGCCCGGCACCAAGTTCCCGACCGACAAGCTCGACCTGGCGCCGACCCGGGAGTTCGCGCGGGCACTACTCGGATCGGTCGACCCGGCGCAGGCCGACGACCTCGCCGCGCACCCCGACCGCTACGTCGCCGGTGACCTGGTCGGGCACGGAGGGCTCCAGGGTCGCTACGACGAGCGGCTGCGCGGCGGTCCGGGGCTGACCGTGCTGATCGAGCGTCCCGCCGAGGACGGCAAGCTTGAATCCACCGGCACCGAGCTGTTCCGCCGGGAGCCGCAGCCCGGGCAGACGTTGAAGACCACCCTGGACGTGGCCACCCAGAACGCGGCCGACGGGGCGCTGCGCGCCGAGCCCCACCGGTCGGCCCTGGTGGCGGTGCGGGTCAGCGACGGCGCGGTGCTCGCCGCGGCCAACGGGCCCGGGCCGGCCGGTGAGAACCTGGCCTTCACCGCCCAGGTGCCGCCGGGCTCGACGTTCAAGATGGTCAGCGCGTTGGGCCTGCTGGATCGCGGAGCGGTCACGCTGGACGGGCCGGTGGCATGCCCGAAGACCTTCACCGTCGACGGCCGGTCCTTCAAGAACTCGGACAACTTCGAGCTCGGCTCGGTGCCGTTCCGCACCGACTTCGCCAAGTCCTGCAACACGGCGTTCGCCTCGCTGGCACCGAAGCTCGGCGGCGACGGGCTGGCCGCCGCCGGCCGCTCGCTGGGCCTGGAGGGGCAGTGGGACATCGGCACGGACGCGTTCACCGGCAAGGTGTCGACGGGCGGCAGCCTCGCCGAGCAGGCCGCCGCCTCATTCGGGCAGGGCACCACGCTGGTCAGCCCGCTGGCGATGGCGGGCGCCACCGCCGCTGTCGCCCGGGGCGCCTTCATCCAGCCGAAGCTGCTGATCGACCCGGCGCCGGCCAGGTCGGCCGCAACCGACGGACCGCTCAAGCCGCAGTCGATCGAGCCGCTGCGCACGATGATGCGCGAGGTGGTCACCGCCGGCACCGGCAGCGCGCTCAAGGACGTCCCGCGCGGCCAGGTGTACGGCAAGACCGGCACCGCCGAGTACGACGACAACCCGGCCCACACGCACGCCTGGTTCGTCGGCTGGCAGGGTGACGTCGCGTTCGCCGTCTTCGTGGAGAAGGGCGGCGCCAGCGGCGCGTCCGCCGTACCGATCGCCGAGCGTTTCCTGCGCGCCCTCCCGGCCCGCTGA
- a CDS encoding glycoside hydrolase family 6 protein, which translates to MNVWRRLSGPRRAIALAGAGVLVAGGLVTIPVTAAQAATQCDIAYSANEWPGGFTASITIKNVGDPINGWTLGWTFPNSSQRVQQGWSAEFTQSGSQVTARSLSYNGSLATGASTSIGFNGAWSGSNPKPTSFTLNGVTCNGGTTPPTTPPPTTPPPTTPPPTTPPPTTPPPTGSKVDNPYAGVRGYVNPEWKAKADAEPGGSRVSNNPTAVWLDRIAAINGTPDSSSNGAFGVRDHLEEALRQGAGYIQFVIYNLPGRDCAALASNGELGPDELPKYKAEYIDPIAAIQGDPKYRNIRIINIIEIDSLPNLVTNTSGQAGGTVMCDTVKANGAYVNGVGYALAKLGALGNVYNYIDAAHHGWIGWDSNFGPTADILKSAAVASGSTVNNVHGFIVNTANYSALREPYVKITDSVNGTSVRQSKWVDWNFYVDELSFAQAFRDKLVQVGFNSGIGMLIDTSRNGWGGTARPTGPGATTSVDTYVNGGRIDRRLHLGNWCNQAGAGLGERPRSNPEPGIDAYVWVKPPGESDGSSREIPNNEGKGFDRMCDPTYGGNARNGNSPSGALPDAPISGAWFSAQFQELMRNAYPAL; encoded by the coding sequence ATGAATGTGTGGAGAAGGCTGTCCGGCCCACGCCGGGCAATCGCGCTCGCCGGCGCGGGCGTCCTGGTCGCCGGCGGGTTGGTGACGATCCCCGTCACCGCGGCGCAGGCCGCGACCCAGTGCGACATCGCCTACTCGGCGAACGAGTGGCCCGGTGGCTTCACCGCGAGCATCACAATCAAGAACGTCGGCGACCCGATCAACGGCTGGACGCTTGGGTGGACCTTCCCGAACTCCAGCCAGCGGGTGCAGCAGGGCTGGTCGGCCGAGTTCACCCAGTCCGGCAGCCAGGTCACCGCGCGCAGCCTGTCCTACAACGGCAGCCTCGCCACCGGCGCGTCGACGAGCATCGGGTTCAACGGCGCGTGGAGCGGCAGCAACCCCAAGCCGACCTCGTTCACCCTCAACGGAGTGACCTGCAACGGTGGCACCACGCCGCCGACCACACCCCCGCCGACGACCCCGCCCCCGACCACGCCTCCGCCGACCACACCCCCGCCGACCACGCCGCCGCCCACCGGTAGCAAGGTGGACAACCCGTACGCCGGGGTCCGGGGGTACGTGAACCCCGAGTGGAAGGCCAAGGCGGACGCCGAGCCGGGCGGCAGCCGGGTCTCCAACAACCCGACCGCTGTGTGGCTGGACCGGATCGCCGCCATCAACGGCACCCCGGACAGCAGCTCCAACGGCGCCTTCGGTGTGCGCGACCACCTGGAGGAGGCGCTGCGCCAGGGCGCCGGCTACATCCAGTTCGTGATCTACAACCTGCCCGGCCGGGACTGCGCCGCGCTCGCCTCCAACGGTGAGCTGGGCCCGGACGAACTGCCCAAGTACAAGGCCGAGTACATCGACCCGATCGCCGCGATCCAGGGCGATCCGAAGTACCGGAACATCCGGATCATCAACATCATCGAGATCGACTCGCTGCCCAACCTGGTGACCAACACCTCCGGGCAGGCCGGCGGCACGGTCATGTGCGACACGGTCAAGGCCAACGGCGCATACGTCAACGGCGTCGGTTACGCCCTGGCGAAGCTGGGCGCGCTCGGCAACGTCTACAACTACATCGACGCCGCGCACCACGGCTGGATCGGCTGGGACAGCAACTTCGGCCCGACCGCCGACATCCTGAAGTCCGCCGCGGTCGCGTCCGGCAGCACGGTCAACAACGTGCACGGGTTCATCGTCAACACGGCGAACTACTCGGCGCTGCGCGAGCCGTACGTCAAGATCACCGACTCGGTGAACGGCACTTCGGTGCGACAGTCCAAGTGGGTCGACTGGAACTTCTACGTCGACGAACTGTCCTTCGCCCAGGCGTTCCGCGACAAGCTGGTCCAGGTCGGCTTCAACTCCGGCATCGGCATGCTGATCGACACCTCCCGCAACGGCTGGGGCGGCACCGCCCGGCCCACCGGACCGGGCGCGACGACGAGCGTGGACACATACGTCAACGGCGGTCGGATCGACCGGAGGCTCCACCTGGGCAACTGGTGCAACCAGGCCGGCGCCGGCCTCGGCGAGCGGCCCCGGTCCAACCCGGAGCCGGGCATCGACGCGTACGTCTGGGTGAAGCCCCCGGGCGAGTCGGACGGCTCCAGCCGGGAGATCCCGAACAACGAGGGCAAGGGCTTCGACCGGATGTGCGACCCGACGTACGGCGGTAACGCCCGCAACGGCAACAGCCCATCCGGAGCGCTGCCTGACGCGCCGATCTCCGGCGCGTGGTTCTCCGCCCAGTTCCAGGAGCTGATGCGCAACGCGTACCCGGCGCTCTGA
- a CDS encoding putative sodium/potassium/calcium exchanger has translation MAKKMLGKVVAGAALGGAALLVFTPGIAFADGHHDGGKDRDGKVLAKPHVVKAGEEVKLLEICPDRQEHAFVWSKVTGKVKLKPVHDDKGDWREEENSSGHDGKDENGKDENGKDEHGKDDKGKDHNGKDENGKDEHGKDDKGKDHNGKDENGKDEHGKDDKGKDDNSKDEHGKDENGKDYEGKDENGGQGGGAAADAHGDEDSKDWKGEEHGQEGRDSKDEDKKDWESKDEDKKDWDSKGHEEYGSDERGSDEYGSDKGSDSKGHDEYGSDERGSDEYGSDKGGSDEYGSDKGWESKENGHDEGGDYGKDSRDEDRWENKRDFVYYGEAKVDKDARPGRYELKGSCGEGELVVLPHGGVDGGDGGASTGTDRGLATGGASLLGAAALGGIVLMRRRRTDGSLV, from the coding sequence ATGGCTAAGAAGATGCTCGGGAAGGTCGTTGCGGGCGCCGCGCTCGGCGGTGCGGCGCTCTTGGTGTTCACGCCGGGGATCGCGTTCGCCGATGGGCACCACGACGGTGGCAAGGACCGTGACGGCAAGGTTCTCGCCAAGCCGCACGTCGTCAAGGCCGGCGAAGAGGTCAAGCTCCTCGAGATCTGCCCGGATCGCCAGGAGCACGCGTTCGTGTGGTCCAAGGTCACCGGCAAGGTGAAGCTCAAGCCGGTGCACGACGACAAGGGCGATTGGCGCGAGGAGGAGAACTCCTCCGGCCACGACGGCAAGGACGAGAACGGCAAGGACGAGAACGGCAAGGACGAGCACGGCAAGGACGACAAGGGCAAGGACCACAACGGCAAGGACGAGAACGGCAAGGACGAGCACGGCAAGGACGACAAGGGCAAGGACCACAACGGCAAGGACGAGAACGGCAAGGACGAGCACGGCAAGGACGACAAGGGCAAGGACGACAACAGCAAGGACGAGCACGGCAAGGACGAGAACGGCAAGGACTACGAGGGCAAGGACGAGAACGGCGGCCAGGGTGGCGGCGCCGCGGCCGACGCTCACGGCGACGAGGACAGCAAGGACTGGAAGGGCGAGGAGCACGGCCAGGAAGGCCGCGACTCCAAGGACGAGGACAAGAAGGACTGGGAGTCCAAGGACGAGGACAAGAAGGACTGGGACTCCAAGGGCCACGAGGAGTACGGCTCGGACGAGCGCGGCTCCGACGAGTACGGCTCGGACAAGGGCTCGGACTCCAAGGGCCACGACGAGTACGGCTCGGACGAGCGCGGCTCCGACGAGTACGGCTCGGACAAGGGCGGCTCCGACGAGTACGGCTCGGACAAGGGCTGGGAGTCCAAGGAGAACGGCCACGACGAGGGCGGCGACTACGGCAAGGACAGCCGGGACGAGGACCGCTGGGAGAACAAGCGGGACTTCGTCTACTACGGCGAGGCCAAGGTCGACAAGGACGCCCGCCCGGGTCGCTACGAGCTCAAGGGCTCGTGCGGCGAGGGTGAGCTCGTCGTGCTGCCCCACGGCGGGGTCGACGGTGGTGACGGTGGCGCGAGCACCGGCACCGACCGTGGCCTGGCCACCGGTGGGGCGAGCCTGCTCGGCGCTGCCGCGCTGGGCGGGATCGTGCTGATGCGTCGTCGGCGGACCGATGGTTCGCTCGTCTGA
- a CDS encoding class F sortase → MTTTRAGGRHGKPWRAAGAVVVVTLAMIGAGMIGAALKTTPPPRPPQPLAQAGPEVTGPAVTGTVPPADGEPVDGDVPTGLKRSAPTSIEIPKIGVNATLMSLGTNPDGTVQVPPLEQADRAGWYEPGPSPGETGNAVIVGHVDSAKLGPAVFFDLGSLVPGDTITVRRADNQPVAFKVDSVKSYPKTSFPTELVYGPNDRPGLRVVTCGGQFDQAVKSYPDNVVVFATLAE, encoded by the coding sequence GTGACGACGACACGGGCCGGCGGCCGTCACGGGAAACCGTGGCGCGCCGCCGGCGCGGTCGTCGTCGTCACCCTGGCCATGATCGGTGCCGGCATGATCGGCGCCGCGCTGAAGACCACGCCACCTCCCCGCCCGCCGCAGCCGCTGGCCCAGGCCGGTCCCGAGGTCACCGGGCCGGCGGTCACCGGCACCGTCCCACCGGCCGACGGGGAGCCCGTCGACGGGGACGTTCCAACCGGACTGAAGCGTTCGGCCCCGACCAGCATCGAGATCCCCAAGATCGGCGTCAACGCGACGCTCATGTCGCTGGGCACCAACCCGGACGGCACAGTCCAGGTCCCCCCGCTGGAGCAGGCCGACCGGGCCGGCTGGTACGAACCGGGCCCGAGCCCCGGCGAAACCGGTAACGCTGTCATCGTCGGGCACGTGGACTCGGCGAAGCTCGGTCCGGCCGTCTTCTTCGACCTCGGCTCTCTCGTCCCCGGCGACACCATCACCGTGCGGCGGGCGGACAACCAACCGGTCGCCTTCAAGGTCGACTCGGTGAAGTCGTACCCGAAGACGTCCTTCCCCACCGAGCTGGTGTACGGGCCGAACGACCGGCCCGGCCTGCGGGTCGTGACCTGCGGCGGTCAGTTCGACCAGGCCGTCAAGAGCTACCCGGACAACGTGGTCGTCTTCGCCACCCTGGCGGAGTGA
- a CDS encoding NAD-glutamate dehydrogenase, with translation MDRRPAIKPEPDLRQDDSGRDDDSFDSATDGDGYGRLDTGVTGLTGSSIDTIYDLGLPTEALADDVEDAELDEPVPNAERLVAQAVALAGDDHDAATLVGRFWRFAPDEELVGFTAEEMLDAARAHRDLAQQRVPGELKLRIHEPHADQHHTVVEIVTDDMPFLVDSVTALLNSYHLDVHLLVHPLVVVRREPLGRLTEVSADVEPDDAIAGDIIESWMRVEIDPVRDAAERDRLRRELQRVLTDVREAVEDWPKMRQRALALADDLAAARTSDNRPPVPEKDITDSVELLRWLAQDHFTFLGYREYRLVDAPGGDGADVVDGKALEAVLGTGLGILRSDSPEARSLTSMTPEAHEKVLEKRLLIITKANSRATVHRSAYLDYIGFKIFNEAGEVIGERRFLGLFSTAAYRTSVRELPVVRRKVAEVLDRSGLSRRSHSGKDLLQILETYPRDELFQIKTDDLYHAVIGVLRMAGRRQLRVFLRRDAYGRFISCLIYLPRDRFTTQNRLRMQDILLRELNGVGVDYTTRVTESMLARVHFIVRTDPTRPPGEIDADLLAEELADATRLWDDDYRLVLERKLGDEQAKHLFARYADAFPEGYKDGHTPYEAMKDLAKLELLEEPGQLEMHLFRKQLAPRPGTRVPGADLVEAMDVRFKVYRYGEPMMLSAVLPVLHSLGVRVVDEHPYEVDRVDGRVYLYDFGLMLPEGHQELAEVRPHVENAFAAAWRGEAEVDRFNELVLRGGLTWRQVVVLRAYAKYLRQAGTVFSQDYMEQTFIAYPKVAALLVELFETRFAPGELSTEQRQQRSGELVETIRAALDDVASLDQDRILRSYLTLIEATLRTSFYQKPVGGRPKAYVAFKLDPQAIPDLPAPRPKFEIFVYSPRFEGVHLRFGPVARGGLRWSDRREDFRTEVLGLVKAQMVKNTVIVPVGAKGGFVLKQKPGDRDEAVACYQEFVGAMLDVTDNIVSGQIVPPVDVVRHDGDDPYLVVAADKGTATFSDIANEISKAHNFWMGDAFASGGSAGYDHKRMGITARGAWESVKRHFRELGLDTQAQDFTVVGVGDMSGDVFGNGMLLSEHIRLVAAFDHRHIFLDPDPDAATSYAERRRLFELPRSSWEDYNPELISAGGGIFSRTAKSIPITPQVRAAIGLDDDVTQISPQELMKAIVTAPVDLFWNGGIGTYVKASSQTNAEVGDKSNDAIRVDGRSLRCRVAGEGGNLGWTQLGRIEYALTGGRIYTDFIDNAAGVDTSDHEVNIKILLNTAVADGELTTAARDELLAEMTDEVAELVLRDNYDQARAINNAQAQAASLLPVHRRMINDLERSGALDRSLEALPPDEELAVRSESGLTAPEFAVLLAYVKIVLEREILTEGLADEEWTTDVLVNYFPTPMRERFADRMGRHRLRRDIVTTVLVNEAINRGGISFVFRVVEETAASAADVIRAYVVVSEVFGLRELWDAVEALDNKVAPELQTSVYLDTRRLLDRAVRWLVSNRRSPIDVPGEIARLRDGVARLLPGLEELFYGSERQSIAAHIDSMTERGLPRELAEQATRLMYSFGLLDVVETATRSGRDVGEVASVYFVLSDLFRVDSLLSKISLLPREDRWQTLARMALRYDLYAALAALTAEVLDSTPDELPPHERVQQWEQSNATSIHRARRAMGEFDESRADLAALSVLLRQIRTLVRTSAAA, from the coding sequence ATGGACCGGCGTCCGGCGATCAAACCGGAACCCGACCTCCGGCAGGATGACTCCGGCCGGGACGACGACAGCTTCGATTCGGCGACCGACGGGGACGGCTACGGCCGGCTCGACACGGGAGTGACCGGGCTGACCGGGTCGAGCATCGACACCATCTACGATCTGGGCCTGCCGACCGAGGCGTTGGCCGACGACGTGGAGGACGCCGAGCTCGATGAACCGGTGCCCAACGCGGAGCGCCTGGTGGCGCAGGCTGTCGCACTCGCAGGGGACGACCACGACGCGGCGACCCTGGTCGGACGCTTCTGGCGGTTCGCCCCGGACGAGGAGCTGGTCGGCTTCACGGCGGAGGAGATGCTCGACGCGGCCCGGGCGCACCGGGACCTCGCCCAGCAGCGGGTGCCCGGGGAGCTGAAGCTGCGGATCCACGAGCCGCACGCGGACCAGCACCACACGGTTGTCGAGATCGTCACCGACGACATGCCGTTCCTGGTCGACTCGGTGACCGCGCTGCTCAACTCGTACCACCTGGACGTGCACCTGCTGGTGCACCCGCTCGTCGTGGTCCGGCGCGAGCCGCTGGGCCGCCTCACCGAGGTCTCCGCGGACGTGGAGCCGGACGACGCGATCGCCGGCGACATCATCGAGAGCTGGATGCGGGTCGAGATCGACCCGGTCCGGGACGCGGCCGAGCGGGACCGGCTGCGCCGCGAGCTGCAGCGGGTGCTCACCGACGTGCGGGAGGCGGTGGAGGACTGGCCGAAGATGCGCCAGCGCGCCCTGGCTCTGGCCGACGACCTGGCCGCGGCGCGTACCTCCGACAACCGTCCGCCGGTGCCGGAGAAGGACATCACCGACTCGGTGGAGCTGCTGCGCTGGCTCGCCCAGGACCACTTCACCTTCCTGGGCTACCGGGAGTACCGGCTGGTGGACGCCCCCGGCGGGGACGGCGCGGACGTGGTCGACGGCAAGGCGCTGGAGGCGGTACTCGGCACCGGTCTGGGCATCCTGCGGTCGGATTCGCCGGAGGCCCGTTCGCTGACGTCGATGACGCCGGAGGCCCACGAGAAGGTGCTCGAGAAGCGCCTGCTCATCATCACCAAGGCCAACTCGCGGGCCACCGTGCACCGCTCGGCGTACCTGGACTACATCGGCTTCAAGATCTTCAACGAGGCCGGCGAGGTGATCGGCGAGCGGCGCTTCCTGGGGCTGTTCTCCACCGCCGCGTACCGGACCAGCGTGCGGGAGCTGCCGGTGGTGCGCCGCAAGGTGGCCGAGGTCCTGGACCGCTCCGGCCTGAGCCGGCGCAGCCACTCCGGCAAGGATCTGCTCCAGATTCTGGAGACCTACCCGCGCGACGAGCTGTTCCAGATCAAGACCGACGACCTGTACCACGCCGTGATCGGCGTGCTGCGGATGGCCGGCCGCCGGCAGCTGCGGGTCTTCCTGCGCCGGGACGCCTACGGGCGGTTCATCTCCTGCCTGATCTACCTGCCCCGGGACCGGTTCACCACACAGAACCGGCTACGGATGCAGGACATCCTGCTGCGCGAGCTGAACGGTGTCGGGGTGGACTACACCACCCGGGTCACCGAGTCGATGCTGGCCCGGGTCCACTTCATCGTCCGCACCGACCCGACCCGGCCGCCTGGCGAGATCGACGCCGACCTGCTCGCCGAGGAGCTCGCCGACGCGACCCGGCTCTGGGACGACGACTACCGGCTGGTGCTGGAGCGCAAGCTCGGCGACGAGCAGGCCAAGCACCTGTTCGCCCGGTACGCCGACGCGTTCCCCGAGGGCTACAAGGACGGGCACACGCCGTACGAGGCGATGAAGGACCTGGCCAAGCTGGAGCTGCTGGAGGAGCCCGGCCAGCTGGAGATGCACCTGTTCCGCAAGCAGCTCGCCCCCCGGCCCGGCACCCGCGTCCCGGGCGCCGACCTGGTCGAGGCGATGGACGTCCGGTTCAAGGTCTACCGGTACGGCGAGCCGATGATGCTCTCCGCGGTACTGCCGGTGCTGCACTCGCTCGGCGTCCGCGTGGTCGACGAGCACCCGTACGAGGTGGACCGGGTCGACGGCCGGGTGTACCTGTACGACTTCGGCCTCATGCTGCCCGAGGGGCACCAGGAGCTGGCCGAGGTGCGCCCGCACGTGGAGAACGCGTTCGCGGCGGCCTGGCGCGGCGAGGCCGAGGTGGACCGGTTCAACGAGCTGGTGCTGCGCGGCGGGCTGACCTGGCGACAGGTGGTGGTGCTGCGGGCGTACGCGAAGTACTTGCGGCAGGCCGGCACGGTCTTCTCGCAGGACTACATGGAGCAGACCTTCATCGCGTACCCGAAGGTCGCCGCGCTGCTGGTGGAGCTCTTCGAGACCCGGTTCGCGCCGGGTGAGCTCAGCACGGAGCAGCGCCAGCAGCGCAGCGGTGAGCTGGTGGAGACGATCCGGGCCGCGCTGGACGACGTGGCCAGCCTCGACCAGGACCGGATCCTGCGCTCGTACCTGACGCTGATCGAGGCGACCCTGCGGACCAGCTTCTACCAGAAGCCGGTCGGCGGGCGGCCGAAGGCGTACGTGGCCTTCAAGCTCGATCCGCAGGCCATTCCGGACCTGCCGGCCCCGCGGCCGAAGTTCGAGATCTTCGTCTACTCGCCCCGGTTCGAGGGCGTGCACCTGCGGTTCGGGCCGGTGGCCCGGGGCGGGCTGCGCTGGTCCGACCGTCGGGAGGACTTCCGCACCGAGGTGCTCGGCCTGGTCAAGGCGCAGATGGTGAAGAACACAGTGATCGTGCCGGTGGGCGCCAAGGGTGGCTTCGTGCTCAAGCAGAAGCCGGGCGACCGGGACGAGGCGGTTGCCTGCTACCAGGAGTTCGTCGGCGCGATGCTGGACGTCACGGACAACATCGTCAGCGGGCAGATCGTGCCGCCCGTCGACGTGGTCCGCCACGACGGCGACGACCCGTACCTGGTCGTGGCGGCGGACAAGGGCACCGCCACGTTCTCCGACATCGCCAACGAGATCTCCAAGGCCCACAACTTCTGGATGGGCGACGCGTTCGCCTCCGGCGGTTCGGCGGGCTACGACCACAAGAGGATGGGCATCACCGCCCGGGGCGCCTGGGAGTCGGTCAAGCGGCACTTCCGTGAGCTTGGCCTGGACACCCAGGCCCAGGACTTCACGGTGGTGGGCGTCGGCGACATGTCCGGTGACGTGTTCGGCAATGGGATGCTGCTCTCCGAGCACATCCGGCTGGTGGCCGCCTTCGACCACCGGCACATCTTCCTGGACCCCGATCCGGACGCGGCCACCTCGTACGCCGAGCGCAGGCGACTGTTCGAGCTGCCCCGGTCGTCCTGGGAGGACTACAACCCCGAGCTGATCTCGGCCGGTGGCGGCATCTTCTCGCGTACCGCCAAGTCCATCCCGATCACTCCTCAGGTCCGGGCGGCGATCGGCCTGGACGACGACGTCACGCAGATTTCGCCACAGGAGCTGATGAAGGCGATTGTGACGGCGCCGGTGGACCTGTTCTGGAATGGCGGCATCGGCACGTACGTCAAGGCGTCCAGCCAGACCAACGCCGAGGTGGGCGACAAGTCCAACGACGCGATCCGGGTGGACGGGCGCAGCCTGCGCTGCCGGGTGGCCGGCGAGGGCGGCAACCTGGGCTGGACCCAGCTCGGTCGGATCGAGTACGCGTTGACCGGTGGCCGGATCTACACCGACTTCATCGACAACGCGGCCGGCGTGGACACCTCCGACCACGAGGTGAACATCAAGATCCTGCTGAACACCGCGGTCGCCGACGGGGAGCTGACCACGGCCGCCCGGGACGAGCTGCTGGCCGAGATGACCGACGAGGTCGCGGAGCTGGTGCTGCGGGACAACTACGACCAGGCCCGGGCGATCAACAACGCCCAGGCCCAGGCCGCCTCGCTGCTCCCGGTGCACCGACGGATGATCAACGATCTGGAGCGCTCCGGTGCGTTGGACCGGTCGCTGGAGGCGCTGCCGCCGGACGAGGAGTTGGCGGTCCGCAGCGAGTCCGGGCTCACCGCGCCGGAGTTCGCGGTGCTGCTCGCCTACGTGAAGATCGTCCTGGAGCGGGAGATCCTCACCGAGGGGCTGGCCGACGAGGAGTGGACGACCGATGTTCTGGTCAACTACTTCCCGACCCCGATGCGGGAGCGGTTCGCCGACCGGATGGGCCGGCACCGGCTGCGCCGGGACATCGTCACCACGGTGTTGGTCAACGAGGCGATCAACCGGGGCGGCATCTCGTTCGTCTTCCGAGTGGTCGAGGAGACCGCGGCCAGCGCCGCCGACGTGATCCGCGCCTATGTGGTGGTCAGCGAGGTCTTCGGTCTGCGTGAGCTGTGGGACGCGGTCGAGGCGCTGGACAACAAGGTCGCGCCGGAACTGCAGACCAGCGTCTACCTGGACACCCGGCGGCTGCTCGACCGCGCGGTGCGGTGGCTGGTGTCCAACCGGCGCTCGCCGATCGACGTACCGGGTGAGATCGCCCGCCTGCGGGACGGTGTCGCCCGGTTGCTGCCGGGCCTGGAGGAGCTGTTCTACGGCAGCGAGCGGCAGTCCATCGCGGCGCACATCGACTCGATGACCGAGCGTGGGCTGCCCCGGGAACTGGCCGAGCAGGCGACCCGGCTGATGTACAGCTTCGGCCTGCTGGACGTGGTGGAGACCGCGACCCGCAGCGGTCGGGACGTGGGCGAGGTGGCCTCGGTCTACTTCGTGCTCTCCGACCTGTTCCGGGTGGACTCGCTGCTGTCGAAGATCTCCCTGCTGCCGCGCGAGGACCGCTGGCAGACGCTGGCCCGGATGGCGCTGCGCTACGACCTGTACGCCGCGCTGGCCGCGCTCACCGCGGAGGTGCTCGACTCCACCCCGGATGAGCTGCCGCCGCACGAGCGGGTGCAGCAGTGGGAGCAGTCGAACGCCACCTCGATCCACCGGGCACGCCGGGCGATGGGGGAGTTCGACGAGTCGCGGGCGGATCTCGCCGCCCTGTCCGTGCTGCTGCGCCAGATCCGCACCCTGGTGCGGACCTCCGCCGCCGCCTGA